One genomic window of Azospirillum sp. TSH100 includes the following:
- the hrpB gene encoding ATP-dependent helicase HrpB — MSKPAFPALPPLPIDPVLPALLEALDSRGTAVLQAPPGAGKTTRVPLALLEAGWLKGRKILVLEPRRLAARAAARRMASMLGEAVGETVGYRVRLDTKIGPKTRIEVVTDGLFLRQLQEDPELPAVGAVLFDEFHERGIDSDLALALVQEARGALRDDLRLVVMSATLDAAPVATLLADTQGPAAMVTSEGRAYPVETRHLDAPAPTGRMDGTRIEDAVAAAVRRALREEPGNALVFLPGVGEIRRVQSLLDQSDLGPNTVIAPLYGDLSAEAQDRAIAPTPPGQRKIVLATSIAETSLTIEGIRIVVDSGLMRVPRFDPRGGMTRLATVKVSQASAEQRRGRAGRLEPGVCYRLWPEATHKALAPFTTPEIADADLAPLALELAVWGVSDPAGLSWLDQPPPAAIAQARELLTGLGALDRKGAITPHGRRMAGFGVHPRLAHMMLAGKAMGQGALACLVAALLGERDIVRSQPGFRDADLRLRVDLLRGEERGGQGAARGLSVDRGGAQQAVKQARQWRRQLGVRDDDAMDSNAVGILLALAYPDRIGQRRPGGQPGGVAAQYRLSGGRGAYFQQAEPLSAEEWLAIADLDGAARESRIFLAAPVTLADLEESFADDIRTETIVAWDAREQMVLARRRRMLFALILKDEKLAKPPADAMVAAMIEGIRALGPACLPWTDELRKWRTRVMFLRAREGDVHGWPDLSDAALMDGLEEWLAPFLDGVSRRAHLERIDLSSALRALLPWELKTRLDAEAPTHVEVPSGSRIPIDYDGEEPVLAVRLQEMFGLAETPRIAGGRVPVLLHLLSPARRPVQVTRDLASFWANAYKAVKADLKGQYPKHYWPDNPLEAEPTARAKPRGR; from the coding sequence ATGAGCAAGCCCGCCTTCCCCGCCCTGCCCCCCCTTCCAATAGATCCCGTCCTGCCCGCCCTCTTGGAGGCGCTGGACAGCCGCGGCACCGCCGTACTCCAGGCCCCGCCCGGTGCCGGCAAGACAACCCGCGTGCCGCTGGCCCTGCTGGAGGCCGGTTGGCTGAAGGGCCGCAAGATCCTGGTTCTGGAGCCACGGCGCCTCGCCGCCCGCGCCGCCGCCCGCCGGATGGCGTCGATGCTGGGGGAGGCGGTGGGCGAGACCGTCGGCTACCGCGTCCGCCTCGACACCAAGATCGGCCCGAAGACCCGGATCGAGGTGGTGACCGACGGCCTGTTCCTGCGCCAGCTTCAGGAGGATCCGGAGCTTCCCGCCGTCGGTGCCGTCCTGTTCGACGAGTTCCACGAGCGCGGCATCGACAGCGACCTCGCCCTTGCCCTGGTGCAGGAGGCGCGCGGGGCGCTGCGCGACGACCTGCGCCTCGTCGTGATGTCGGCGACGCTGGACGCCGCCCCGGTCGCCACCCTTCTCGCGGACACGCAAGGCCCCGCCGCAATGGTGACCAGCGAGGGCCGCGCCTACCCGGTCGAGACCCGCCACCTCGACGCCCCGGCGCCCACAGGAAGAATGGACGGCACCCGCATCGAGGACGCCGTTGCCGCCGCCGTCCGCCGCGCGCTGCGCGAGGAGCCCGGCAACGCCCTGGTCTTCCTGCCCGGCGTCGGCGAGATCCGCCGCGTCCAGTCGCTGCTCGACCAGTCCGACCTGGGGCCGAACACCGTCATCGCCCCGCTCTATGGCGACCTGTCGGCCGAGGCGCAGGACCGGGCCATCGCCCCCACCCCGCCCGGCCAGCGCAAGATCGTGCTGGCCACCTCGATCGCCGAGACCAGCCTGACCATCGAGGGCATCCGCATCGTGGTCGACAGCGGCCTGATGCGGGTTCCGCGTTTCGACCCGCGCGGCGGCATGACCCGTCTGGCGACGGTGAAGGTCAGCCAGGCCTCTGCCGAGCAGCGCCGCGGCCGCGCCGGCCGTCTGGAGCCCGGCGTCTGCTACCGCCTGTGGCCGGAGGCGACGCACAAGGCGCTGGCCCCCTTCACCACGCCGGAGATCGCCGACGCCGACCTAGCCCCGCTGGCGCTGGAGCTTGCGGTGTGGGGTGTCTCCGACCCCGCCGGCCTGTCCTGGCTCGACCAGCCGCCGCCTGCGGCGATAGCCCAGGCGCGCGAGCTGCTGACCGGCCTCGGCGCTCTCGACCGCAAAGGCGCGATCACCCCGCACGGCCGACGCATGGCCGGCTTCGGCGTGCATCCGCGTCTGGCCCACATGATGCTGGCCGGCAAGGCGATGGGCCAGGGCGCGCTCGCCTGTCTGGTCGCCGCCCTCCTAGGCGAACGCGACATCGTCCGCAGCCAGCCCGGCTTCCGCGACGCCGACCTGCGCCTGCGCGTCGACCTGCTGCGCGGCGAGGAGCGTGGCGGCCAGGGTGCCGCGCGCGGCCTCAGCGTCGACCGCGGCGGGGCACAGCAGGCGGTGAAGCAGGCCCGGCAGTGGCGCCGCCAGCTCGGCGTGCGCGACGACGACGCGATGGACTCCAACGCCGTCGGCATCCTGCTGGCGCTGGCCTATCCCGACCGCATCGGCCAGCGCCGTCCCGGCGGCCAACCGGGCGGAGTCGCGGCGCAGTACCGCCTGTCGGGCGGGCGCGGCGCCTATTTCCAGCAGGCCGAGCCGCTGTCGGCCGAGGAGTGGCTCGCCATCGCCGACCTCGACGGCGCCGCCCGCGAATCGCGCATCTTCCTGGCCGCCCCGGTGACGCTGGCCGATCTGGAGGAGAGCTTCGCCGACGACATCCGCACGGAGACCATTGTCGCCTGGGACGCGCGCGAGCAGATGGTGCTGGCGCGGCGGCGGCGCATGCTGTTCGCCCTGATCCTGAAGGACGAGAAGCTGGCCAAGCCGCCGGCCGACGCGATGGTTGCCGCGATGATCGAGGGCATCCGCGCGCTCGGCCCCGCCTGCCTGCCCTGGACCGACGAGCTGCGCAAATGGCGCACCCGCGTGATGTTCCTGCGCGCCCGCGAGGGCGACGTCCACGGCTGGCCCGACCTGTCCGACGCCGCCCTGATGGACGGTTTGGAGGAGTGGCTGGCCCCCTTCCTCGACGGCGTGTCGCGCCGCGCCCATCTGGAGCGCATCGACCTGTCGAGCGCGCTCCGCGCCCTGCTGCCCTGGGAATTGAAGACCCGCCTGGACGCCGAGGCCCCGACCCATGTCGAGGTGCCGAGCGGCTCCCGCATCCCCATCGACTATGACGGCGAGGAGCCGGTGCTGGCGGTGCGGTTGCAGGAGATGTTCGGCCTGGCCGAGACCCCGCGCATCGCCGGCGGCCGGGTGCCCGTGCTGCTGCACCTGCTGTCCCCTGCCCGCCGCCCGGTCCAGGTCACCCGCGACCTCGCGAGCTTCTGGGCCAACGCCTACAAGGCGGTTAAGGCGGATTTGAAGGGCCAGTACCCGAAACACTACTGGCCCGACAACCCGCTGGAGGCCGAACCGACCGCAAGGGCAAAGCCGAGGGGGCGGTGA
- a CDS encoding ferritin family protein — MTDIHDAALFLAHACALEEDAATRFSDLSEAMKTYGNQEVAAFFGQMAKFSRLHLAEARERSGFRKIPDLAPEDFQWPDGDSPEAASMEGSHYLMTVEYALELALDSERRGQAFYAEVAKTTTDAEVRMMAEEFAAEEAEHVAQLEVWAKRYPALQQ; from the coding sequence ATGACCGATATCCACGATGCCGCCCTGTTCCTCGCCCATGCCTGCGCGCTGGAGGAGGACGCCGCCACCCGCTTCTCCGACCTGTCGGAGGCGATGAAGACCTATGGCAACCAGGAGGTCGCGGCCTTCTTCGGCCAGATGGCGAAATTCTCGCGTCTGCATCTGGCCGAGGCGCGGGAACGGTCGGGCTTCCGCAAGATCCCCGATCTGGCGCCGGAAGACTTCCAGTGGCCGGACGGCGACAGCCCGGAAGCGGCCTCGATGGAGGGGTCGCACTATCTGATGACGGTGGAATACGCGCTGGAGCTGGCGCTCGACAGCGAACGGCGCGGGCAGGCCTTCTACGCCGAGGTGGCGAAGACCACCACCGACGCCGAGGTCCGCATGATGGCCGAGGAGTTCGCCGCCGAAGAGGCCGAGCATGTCGCCCAGCTGGAGGTGTGGGCCAAGCGCTATCCGGCGCTGCAGCAGTAA
- a CDS encoding HRDC domain-containing protein, with the protein MSTEIRTFTIPDAAADEAQAQLSAFLRTVEVQRIETAYADGAWRVLVLFTDLRRKEESQQIEAAIAAALNGWRDKAATQAGVTRDAILADDLVQEIARFAPTTEHELSIIVNARGQTTSSFGGEIVQVVRSTLDLLID; encoded by the coding sequence ATGAGCACCGAGATCCGCACCTTCACCATTCCCGATGCCGCCGCCGACGAGGCGCAGGCGCAGCTGTCCGCCTTCCTGCGGACGGTCGAGGTCCAGCGCATCGAAACCGCCTATGCCGACGGGGCGTGGCGCGTGCTGGTGCTGTTCACCGATCTCCGCCGCAAGGAGGAGTCGCAGCAGATCGAGGCGGCCATCGCCGCCGCGCTGAACGGCTGGCGCGACAAGGCCGCCACCCAGGCCGGGGTGACCCGCGACGCCATCCTGGCTGACGATCTGGTGCAGGAGATCGCCCGCTTCGCCCCGACGACGGAGCATGAGCTGTCGATCATCGTCAACGCCCGTGGCCAGACGACATCCTCCTTCGGCGGCGAGATCGTGCAGGTGGTGCGCTCGACGCTGGACCTGCTGATCGACTGA
- the frc gene encoding formyl-CoA transferase — MTKPLEGIKIIDFTHVQAGPACTQLLAWYGADVIKVERPGAGDVTRSQLRDIPGADALYFTMLNSNKRSLTLDTKTAEGKEVLTRLIKESDVLVENFGPGALDRMGFSWDKIRELNPGMIVASVKGFSDGHHYQDLKVYENVAQCAGGAASTTGFWDGPPTVSAAALGDSNTGMHLAIGILTALMARTKTGKGQKVAVSMQDSVLNLCRVKLRDQQRLDRVGYLEEYPQYPHGKFTDVVPRGGNAGGGGQPGWVLKCKGWETDPNAYIYFTIQGHAWAPICKALGREEWIDDPAYNTAEARQDKIFDIFAIIEDWLKDKTKFEAVDILRKYDIPCSPVLSMKEIANDPSLRASGTVVEVDHKVRGKYLTVGSPIKFSDMTVEVTGSPLLGEHTDEVLAQLGYNKDQIAAMHDAKVV; from the coding sequence ATGACCAAGCCGCTCGAAGGCATCAAGATCATCGACTTCACCCATGTGCAGGCCGGCCCCGCCTGCACCCAGCTTCTGGCCTGGTACGGCGCGGACGTGATCAAGGTCGAACGTCCGGGTGCCGGCGACGTCACCCGCAGCCAGCTGCGTGACATCCCGGGCGCCGACGCGCTCTATTTCACCATGCTGAACAGCAACAAGCGCTCCCTGACGCTGGACACCAAGACGGCCGAGGGCAAGGAGGTCCTGACCCGTCTGATCAAGGAATCCGACGTTCTGGTCGAGAATTTCGGCCCCGGCGCGCTCGACCGCATGGGCTTCAGCTGGGACAAGATCCGCGAGCTGAACCCCGGCATGATCGTCGCCTCGGTCAAGGGCTTCAGCGACGGCCACCATTACCAGGACCTGAAGGTCTATGAGAACGTCGCCCAGTGCGCCGGCGGTGCCGCCTCGACCACCGGCTTCTGGGACGGCCCGCCGACCGTGTCCGCCGCCGCCCTCGGCGACAGCAACACCGGCATGCACCTCGCCATCGGCATCCTGACCGCGCTGATGGCCCGCACCAAGACCGGCAAGGGCCAGAAGGTCGCCGTGTCGATGCAGGACAGCGTCCTGAACCTCTGCCGCGTCAAGCTGCGCGACCAGCAGCGCCTGGACCGCGTCGGCTACCTGGAGGAATACCCGCAGTACCCGCACGGCAAGTTCACCGACGTGGTTCCGCGCGGCGGCAATGCCGGCGGCGGCGGCCAGCCGGGTTGGGTGCTGAAGTGCAAGGGCTGGGAGACCGATCCCAACGCCTACATCTACTTCACCATCCAGGGCCACGCCTGGGCGCCGATCTGCAAGGCGCTGGGCCGCGAGGAGTGGATCGACGACCCGGCCTACAACACCGCCGAGGCGCGTCAGGACAAGATCTTCGACATCTTCGCGATCATCGAGGATTGGCTGAAGGACAAGACCAAGTTCGAGGCCGTCGACATCCTGCGCAAGTACGACATCCCGTGCTCGCCGGTGCTGTCGATGAAGGAGATCGCCAACGACCCGTCGCTGCGCGCCAGCGGCACGGTGGTGGAGGTCGACCACAAGGTGCGCGGCAAGTACCTGACGGTGGGCAGCCCGATCAAGTTCTCCGACATGACGGTCGAGGTCACCGGCTCCCCGCTGCTCGGCGAGCACACCGACGAGGTTCTGGCCCAGCTCGGCTACAACAAGGACCAGATCGCCGCCATGCACGACGCCAAGGTGGTCTGA